The proteins below come from a single Mytilus edulis chromosome 5, xbMytEdul2.2, whole genome shotgun sequence genomic window:
- the LOC139524478 gene encoding uncharacterized protein codes for MNTLEKLSDRSAPFTSPIKVKIVARSQQMTSKAGNTYMTMSMADSTGIKKAVLYDVSLADKMEEGKSILLRNYTVSNGSVMVNTKSKVSNTSEVMVDRERERQAREIIYPPTSPFLNIKEALVMPVGSMLSTKGLIVEEAMVKVVMGDVPIKEITIEEDGKKMIVSLWRQHSANEEVVIGKFVQIENIAIKKFNGSNVGNTTARTKIIIDVSPPEKKHMCEVIGYEKEEECLVLNCLEAENVIDIKVARAILEICFGEDATPEDVLDRTMPIMVNITEVSGVATDIVQI; via the exons ATGAACACATTGGAAAAGCTGTCGGATAGGTCTGCACCATTCACGTCGCCCATCAAAGTTAAGATAGTAGCCAGGAGTCAGCAGATGACCTCAAAAGCTGGCAACACATACATGACAATGTCAATGGCTGACAGTACAGGAATAAAGAAGGCTGTCCTGTATGATGTGTCATTAGCAGATAAAATGGAGGAAGGGAAATCAATCCTCTTAAGGAATTACACTGTCAGTAATGGCAGTGTAATGGTAAACACCAAATCTAAAGTGTCAAATACCAGTGAGGTGATGGTAGACAGAGAAAGAGAAAGGCAGGCCAGAGAAATAATATACCCACCTACATCACCGTTTTTGAACATAAAAGAAGCCCTTGTAATGCCAGTTGGTAGCATGCTATCAACAAAAGGACTAATTGTGGAG GAAGCAATGGTGAAAGTTGTTATGGGTGATGTccctattaaagaaataacaatagAAGAAGATGGTAAAAAGATGATTGTCAGCTTGTGGCGGCAACACAGCGCCAATGAAGAAGTTGTCATTGGGAAGTTTGTCCAAATAGAAAACATTGCCATCAAAAAGTTTAATGGCAGTAATGTTGGAAATACTACTGCCAGAACAAAGATAATA ATAGACGTATCTCcaccagaaaaaaaacatatgtgtGAGGTGATAGGGTATGAAAAAGAAGAGGAATGCTTGGTCCTAAATTGCTTAGAAGCAGAAAATGTTATAGACATTAAAGTGGCAAGGGCAATTCTTGAGATTTGCTTTGGGGAAGATGCCACACCTGAGGATGTTCTTGACAGAACAATGCCAATAATGGTCAACATAACAGAAGTGTCTGGGGTTGCAACAGACATTGTACAAATATAA